CTCATCCTCTTCATCGACAAGTAATTCCCATTCCTTGAACAATATTGATTTTCCAGCTTCTGTTACAACAAAGCAATTGGAGCTATATTCATTTAcctaaaattaatgaaataattgaaatacagTATTGAACACTTTTGACTTCTCTGTCTGTGcttgtattgtaaattttaattctcataataataaaaggaaaattcattttaaattttactttttgcgTATCATTGCAATTTTCTTTGTGTCCCTTTTGCCAGTCCATAATTTGGTGTTTACGACTGCAAtagaagatttttttacatttggaGCAATGAGACGGTGCTTTTAAACCACAGAGATTGCATAACTTTGCCCATTTATCCATTGGAAAGTTctgaaaacaaatgaataaagaaatgtttgcttattatattataaataataatcaagttgttttatatattagctAAAGGTAATAAAGTAATATCATAGTTATGAAAGCACTgttcacattattttttttaacattttacctcattttcattttcttcaTATGGTTCAAAAGAGTAATACTCATTTTTACGAGGCAGCTGACAACGCAATACTAAAAAATTATCCGTTAAGTTTGTTTGGCAACAAGAACTATTTCTACAAATGAATAGAAATATGGTCCGATGAAAACAATTGTTACTATCTTCATAAGGTGCATACacctaaaatacaataatattatcaatcataataactaaaatacattgtaaaagtaataaaaacaacatacttGACATAAGAAAGTGAGCGGGTCGTTGCATTTTTTACAGGACATTTCTGTAGGATtaggaatattttttagatCTAACCAAGCTGGTTTTCCACCAACTTTACTTGGAAAAAATCTTGGGTGTAGAAGCCAATTAGATTTTTCTTCAACAAAACCAATATCAATGCATTTAGTACTCATTTTGAAAAGAcactaatatttatctttttaaaaaaacatgtgtATTGTGTTGGTTTTAACTTTAGTGGTTTGGTTGGTTGAGTCAATGTGTCAACTGTCAATATCAAATTAGGGCTTGACCTAAAAATATCAACTTATCGATAATTTTCGTTTCAGATGTCGCTAATGTAGGTACCATGTCTATTTAGAGGATATTTATAAGGAAGGGCCCCAGTGACGGACACTACGTGCATTTACCTCTAATAATAACAGAAGGTCTTGTTGATCGATCGAGATTGTGATTCAACGGGTGAATGCTGCTAGCATCCTTGCCACCATTAGTTGGtcatgttttgtaaataaatataatatatttgaaatatatatttaaatatattttatgtaaggcGTATGGgcaaataagccacctgatggttagtggtcactatcacccatatacattggtgctttaagaaatgttaaccattctttacatacatattgtaAAGATTGGTTAGCATTTGTTATGAATAACAATTTTcggtatatataaatctaatttttatttataggaattatattttattattaaaagaaaaattaagtaaaaataatataatttcagtttacctaataaaatcatacttatttataatttttagtgtCACCCGAAATTAATATactctattttatttacatttattatcatattaca
This genomic stretch from Vanessa atalanta chromosome 5, ilVanAtal1.2, whole genome shotgun sequence harbors:
- the LOC125064015 gene encoding programmed cell death protein 2, translating into MSTKCIDIGFVEEKSNWLLHPRFFPSKVGGKPAWLDLKNIPNPTEMSCKKCNDPLTFLCQVYAPYEDSNNCFHRTIFLFICRNSSCCQTNLTDNFLVLRCQLPRKNEYYSFEPYEENENENFPMDKWAKLCNLCGLKAPSHCSKCKKIFYCSRKHQIMDWQKGHKENCNDTQKVNEYSSNCFVVTEAGKSILFKEWELLVDEEDEEEAGNIDPNQEMEKLKKMMEEKKAGTMSNISESELEQYAGTLPEDKVFSKFTKRIARHPDQVLRYDRGGMPLWITGNTENSLINIPNCQYCHGERQFEFQIMPQLLNFLNVGIEFNSIDWGVLAIYTCKASCDAGPVYKEEFLIKQDLTK